Proteins encoded in a region of the Prochlorococcus marinus CUG1416 genome:
- the ilvB gene encoding biosynthetic-type acetolactate synthase large subunit, translated as MTLTSRSLSKGSSKNENPVWITGADALMDSLKIHGVKVIFGYPGGAILPIYDAVHKAEHDGWLKHYMVRHEQGGSHAADGYARSTGEVGVCFGTSGPGATNLVTGIATAQMDSVPLVVVTGQVPRPAIGTDAFQETDIFGITLPIVKHSWVIRDPSDIAKVVSEAFFIASSGRPGPVLIDIPKDVGQEFFNYKRVLPGEIIPKGFKRNGDINDCDIKKAIKLIEDSERPLLYVGGGAISSGAHAEIRTLAKNYQIPVTTTLMGKGAFDEKDNLSVGMLGMHGTAYANFAVTECDLLIAIGARFDDRVTGKLDTFAPNAKVIHIDIDPAEVNKNRRVDVAIVSDVSKAVLKINEKSLDNKFTCQTKNWLEKIDFWKNKHPLYDPPKEGEIYPQEVLLKVRELSPESYVTTDVGQHQMWAAQYLRNSPRKWISSAGLGTMGFGLPAAIGVKAALPNSDVICIAGDASVLMNIQELGTLSQYGLKVKLIIINNRWQGMVRQWQESFYDERYSSSDMSCGEPDFVKLAESFGVKGYLISDRKQLQNEFKNALDHDGPALINILVRRGENCYPMVPPGKSNAQMVGYVNSED; from the coding sequence GTGACTCTTACTTCGAGATCCTTGTCAAAGGGTAGTTCAAAAAATGAAAATCCCGTTTGGATAACTGGTGCAGATGCACTAATGGATTCTTTGAAAATTCATGGGGTTAAGGTAATATTTGGTTATCCTGGAGGAGCTATACTACCAATATATGATGCTGTTCATAAAGCAGAACATGATGGTTGGCTAAAACACTATATGGTAAGGCATGAACAAGGAGGTTCTCATGCGGCTGATGGATATGCAAGATCTACTGGTGAAGTAGGGGTATGTTTTGGAACCTCAGGTCCAGGGGCAACAAATTTAGTGACTGGAATTGCCACAGCTCAAATGGATTCTGTTCCTTTAGTAGTAGTTACAGGTCAAGTTCCAAGACCTGCTATAGGGACAGATGCTTTTCAAGAAACTGATATTTTTGGCATAACTCTTCCAATAGTGAAACATTCATGGGTAATAAGAGATCCTTCAGATATCGCGAAAGTAGTTTCTGAAGCTTTTTTTATAGCCTCTTCTGGAAGACCTGGCCCTGTTTTAATTGATATACCAAAAGATGTAGGTCAAGAATTCTTTAATTACAAAAGAGTTTTGCCTGGTGAGATTATTCCAAAAGGATTTAAGAGGAATGGAGATATTAATGACTGCGATATCAAAAAAGCAATTAAATTAATAGAAGATTCTGAAAGACCTCTTCTATATGTTGGTGGTGGGGCAATATCTTCAGGGGCTCATGCTGAAATAAGAACTTTGGCAAAGAATTATCAAATTCCAGTTACAACAACCTTAATGGGTAAAGGTGCTTTTGATGAAAAAGACAATTTATCAGTTGGGATGTTAGGAATGCACGGAACTGCTTACGCAAACTTTGCAGTTACAGAATGTGATCTTTTAATTGCTATTGGAGCTAGATTCGATGATAGGGTTACAGGAAAATTAGATACTTTTGCACCCAATGCAAAGGTAATTCATATAGATATTGATCCAGCAGAAGTTAATAAAAATAGACGAGTAGATGTAGCAATTGTCTCTGACGTTTCAAAAGCTGTTCTCAAAATTAATGAAAAATCTCTTGATAACAAATTCACTTGTCAGACGAAGAACTGGTTAGAAAAAATTGATTTTTGGAAAAATAAACACCCTTTATATGACCCGCCTAAAGAAGGCGAAATTTATCCTCAGGAAGTTCTTTTAAAAGTTAGGGAACTTTCACCTGAATCTTATGTAACTACAGATGTAGGACAACATCAGATGTGGGCTGCTCAATATCTTAGGAATTCTCCAAGAAAATGGATTAGTAGTGCAGGCTTAGGAACTATGGGTTTTGGATTGCCAGCGGCAATTGGAGTGAAAGCAGCCTTACCTAATTCAGATGTAATTTGTATTGCAGGAGATGCAAGTGTCTTAATGAATATTCAAGAATTAGGGACTTTATCTCAATATGGTTTGAAGGTGAAATTGATCATCATAAATAATCGCTGGCAAGGGATGGTAAGACAATGGCAGGAAAGTTTCTACGATGAAAGGTATTCCTCATCTGATATGAGTTGTGGTGAACCTGACTTTGTAAAACTTGCTGAGTCTTTTGGAGTTAAAGGATACTTAATTTCTGATAGAAAACAACTACAGAATGAATTTAAAAATGCGCTTGATCATGATGGACCTGCTTTAATTAATATTCTTGTCAGAAGAGGTGAAAATTGCTATCCAATGGTTCCTCCTGGGAAAAGTAACGCTCAAATGGTTGGATATGTTAATAGTGAAGACTAA
- the pyrH gene encoding UMP kinase, whose protein sequence is MTYKRVLLKLSGEALMGEKPYGIDPAIVQSIAEDVSKVVENNVQLAIVVGGGNIFRGLKGSADGMDRATADYVGMLATVMNAISLQDGLERVGVATRVQTAIEMQEIAEPYIRRRAMRHLEKGRVVVFGGGCGNPFFTTDTTAALRAAEINAEVVMKATKVDGVYDCDPNKFQDAKKYSSLSYQQVLSDEIAVMDSTAIALCKDNNIPIMVFDIFKKGNVSRAVSGESIGSLIS, encoded by the coding sequence ATGACTTACAAAAGAGTTCTCTTAAAACTTAGTGGTGAAGCACTAATGGGTGAAAAGCCTTATGGTATTGATCCTGCTATAGTTCAGTCAATTGCAGAAGACGTTTCAAAAGTAGTAGAAAATAATGTACAACTTGCAATAGTTGTTGGGGGTGGGAACATCTTTAGGGGGCTTAAAGGTTCTGCAGATGGGATGGATAGAGCTACGGCTGATTATGTAGGGATGCTTGCAACAGTAATGAATGCGATCTCACTTCAAGATGGCCTTGAAAGAGTAGGAGTAGCAACCAGAGTTCAAACTGCAATAGAAATGCAGGAAATTGCAGAACCTTATATAAGAAGAAGAGCTATGAGGCACCTAGAAAAAGGTAGAGTTGTAGTTTTTGGAGGTGGATGTGGGAATCCATTTTTTACAACTGACACTACAGCAGCTCTGAGGGCAGCAGAGATAAACGCTGAAGTTGTCATGAAGGCAACTAAAGTTGATGGAGTATACGATTGTGATCCTAATAAATTTCAAGACGCAAAAAAATATTCGTCTCTTAGTTATCAACAAGTTCTAAGTGATGAAATTGCAGTAATGGACAGTACTGCAATAGCGCTTTGCAAAGATAATAATATCCCAATTATGGTATTTGATATATTCAAAAAAGGGAACGTCTCTAGAGCTGTTTCTGGGGAGTCTATAGGCTCTTTAATTAGTTAA
- the hemH gene encoding ferrochelatase: MAKIGVLLMNLGGPERIADVGPFLYNLFSDPEIIRTPFPAVQKPLAWLISTLRSTTSQQAYLSIGGGSPIRRITEQQARELQSKLRDNGVNATTYIAMRYWHPFTESAIADMKADDVDQIVVLPLYPHFSISTSGSSFRELKKLRDSDNDFKKIPMRCVRSWFSQSGYLKSMVELISEQVSLCESPSNAHIFFTAHGVPKSYVEEAGDPYKQQIEDCSLLIINELEKYLGHSNPHTLSYQSRVGPVEWLKPYTEEVLADLGRSNVNDLIVVPISFVGEHIETLQEIDIEYKEIAEKAGIKNFRRVKALNTHPTFIEGLSDLVVSCLEGPLIDIEEASQLPEKVKLYPQEKWQWGWNNSSEVWNGRVAMIVFLVLFIELISGSGPLHRLGIL; the protein is encoded by the coding sequence ATGGCTAAAATAGGCGTCTTATTAATGAATTTAGGAGGGCCTGAACGCATTGCCGATGTAGGCCCATTCTTATATAATCTTTTTTCTGATCCAGAGATAATCAGGACACCTTTCCCCGCTGTTCAAAAACCTTTAGCTTGGCTAATTAGTACGCTTCGGAGTACTACTTCACAGCAGGCTTATCTTTCTATAGGTGGAGGATCACCCATCAGAAGGATAACTGAACAACAAGCAAGAGAATTGCAATCTAAATTAAGGGATAATGGTGTAAATGCTACTACTTATATAGCTATGAGGTATTGGCATCCTTTTACTGAATCAGCAATTGCAGATATGAAAGCAGATGATGTAGATCAAATTGTTGTACTACCTTTATATCCTCATTTTTCAATAAGTACAAGTGGTTCAAGCTTTAGGGAATTAAAAAAATTGCGAGATTCAGATAATGACTTTAAGAAAATCCCAATGAGATGTGTAAGAAGTTGGTTCAGTCAATCAGGATATTTAAAGTCAATGGTTGAATTGATTTCCGAACAAGTCTCACTTTGTGAATCACCTTCAAATGCGCATATATTTTTTACTGCTCATGGAGTTCCTAAGAGTTATGTAGAGGAAGCTGGAGACCCTTATAAACAACAAATTGAAGATTGTTCATTATTGATAATAAATGAGTTGGAAAAATATTTAGGGCATAGTAATCCGCATACACTCTCTTATCAAAGTAGAGTTGGCCCGGTTGAATGGTTGAAGCCTTATACAGAAGAAGTGTTAGCTGATCTTGGGAGGTCAAATGTTAATGATCTTATTGTCGTTCCAATAAGTTTTGTTGGAGAGCATATTGAAACATTGCAAGAAATTGACATTGAGTATAAAGAAATTGCCGAAAAAGCTGGTATCAAAAACTTTCGAAGAGTAAAGGCTCTAAATACTCATCCTACTTTTATTGAGGGTCTTAGTGATCTAGTAGTTTCTTGTTTGGAAGGACCTTTAATTGATATTGAGGAAGCTTCTCAGTTGCCTGAAAAAGTTAAACTTTACCCCCAAGAGAAATGGCAATGGGGTTGGAATAATAGCTCAGAGGTGTGGAATGGAAGGGTTGCTATGATTGTTTTTTTAGTACTTTTTATTGAACTAATTTCAGGTTCTGGACCATTACATAGGCTAGGAATTCTATAA
- a CDS encoding site-specific integrase: MNVIQEINNVNDKFATQGSKLRIEKRGEKLNIRGSLPSKEDKNNFKVQRISLGIKADISGLEEAKKKLQLINLQLELNQFDWINWISKSNKKEIKNDFEFPNRLNQFEESFFKERKNEYLSSTRKTTWRSSYKPYLKRILNIYNHDENEDLENIFQKTLESYKEGSRSRKQCATSLSVLAKFLDIKLPVNWKLNSKGYGLNKAGFRDLPTDEVIEKLWEQIPNKSWKFVFGLMATYGLRNHEVFFCDLNSLTNFGDKIIRVLPTTKTGEHQVWPFHPEWVEKFELSKLGENPQLLPNINRDLKITTLQNIGKKITDQFKRYSLKIKPYDLRHAWAVRTIFYDLPDTVAARMMGHSVSLHTQTYHHWITKRDQQQAVNNAILKVNRAKIN, translated from the coding sequence ATGAACGTAATTCAGGAAATTAATAATGTCAATGATAAATTTGCTACTCAAGGCAGCAAGCTTAGAATTGAGAAAAGGGGCGAGAAATTAAATATTAGAGGTTCACTACCTTCTAAAGAAGATAAAAACAACTTTAAAGTTCAAAGAATATCTCTTGGTATAAAGGCTGATATTTCTGGATTAGAAGAGGCTAAAAAGAAATTACAATTAATCAATTTGCAACTGGAATTAAATCAATTTGACTGGATTAATTGGATAAGTAAATCTAATAAAAAGGAAATAAAAAATGACTTTGAATTCCCAAATAGATTAAATCAATTTGAGGAATCTTTTTTTAAAGAAAGAAAAAATGAATATCTAAGCAGCACTAGAAAAACTACTTGGAGAAGCTCTTATAAGCCCTATCTGAAAAGAATCCTTAATATTTATAATCACGATGAAAATGAAGATTTAGAAAATATATTTCAAAAAACTCTTGAAAGTTATAAGGAGGGAAGTAGAAGTAGGAAACAATGCGCCACTTCACTTAGTGTTTTGGCTAAGTTTTTGGACATTAAACTTCCAGTAAATTGGAAATTAAATTCTAAAGGATATGGCCTAAATAAAGCAGGGTTTAGAGATCTCCCTACAGATGAGGTAATAGAGAAACTTTGGGAGCAAATACCAAACAAATCTTGGAAATTTGTTTTTGGTCTGATGGCGACATATGGCTTAAGAAATCATGAAGTGTTTTTTTGTGATTTAAATTCTCTAACAAATTTCGGGGACAAAATTATTAGAGTTTTACCTACGACGAAAACAGGGGAACATCAAGTTTGGCCGTTCCATCCCGAATGGGTAGAAAAGTTCGAGTTATCAAAACTTGGTGAAAATCCACAACTACTTCCAAATATTAATAGAGATCTTAAAATTACAACCTTACAAAATATTGGAAAAAAAATAACAGATCAGTTTAAGCGTTACTCTTTAAAAATAAAACCTTATGATCTTCGGCATGCTTGGGCTGTAAGAACAATTTTTTATGATTTACCTGATACTGTGGCTGCCAGAATGATGGGACATTCAGTTAGCCTACATACTCAAACTTATCACCACTGGATTACTAAAAGAGATCAACAACAGGCAGTTAATAATGCAATTTTAAAAGTTAACAGAGCCAAAATTAATTAA
- a CDS encoding S1 RNA-binding domain-containing protein, producing the protein MGVSNKNAQDNIQPKGNKKDFKKPLQVLHISKKDTQKKSQEIQNEQNNSQEEIQKENIAIKPQIIKDESVKEIEDRNEDTKAFDSSQQDLNRPLNFSEQNTDFQLERTVDEFDFDESAFLEALNENEPIGATGETISGKVIAIESDGLYVDIGGKAPGYMPKKECGLGVITNFKEKFSIGLELEVLVIKEQNADGMVTVSARALILRQSWDKVSNSAKNGELIDVLINGFNRGGLTCDVDGLRGFIPRSQLEDGQDYQSFVGKTLKVAFLEVNPESRKLVLSEKKASLVSKLTSLELGQLIEGEVLAVKPYGFFIDLGGASGLLHQSSLTNGSIRSLREIFREGEIIKALISEIDLKKGRIGLNTALLENSAGELIIDKQKVMQEANERALKTKALFDKKEQDK; encoded by the coding sequence ATGGGAGTCAGTAATAAAAATGCCCAAGATAATATCCAACCAAAGGGCAATAAAAAAGATTTTAAAAAACCTCTTCAGGTACTTCACATAAGCAAGAAGGATACTCAAAAAAAATCTCAAGAAATACAGAATGAGCAAAACAATTCGCAAGAAGAAATTCAAAAAGAAAATATCGCAATCAAACCTCAAATAATTAAAGATGAATCAGTAAAAGAAATTGAGGACAGAAATGAAGACACTAAAGCTTTTGATAGTTCTCAACAAGACTTAAATAGACCTCTTAATTTTTCTGAGCAAAACACCGATTTTCAATTAGAAAGAACAGTTGATGAATTCGATTTTGATGAAAGTGCTTTTTTGGAGGCTTTAAATGAAAATGAGCCAATTGGTGCTACGGGAGAAACAATTTCAGGGAAGGTTATAGCAATCGAAAGTGATGGCCTATATGTTGATATTGGTGGGAAAGCACCTGGTTATATGCCAAAAAAAGAATGTGGGTTGGGCGTCATAACTAACTTTAAAGAAAAATTCTCTATAGGCCTTGAATTGGAAGTTTTGGTTATAAAAGAACAAAATGCTGATGGGATGGTAACAGTGAGCGCTCGGGCATTAATTCTCAGGCAAAGTTGGGATAAAGTTTCAAATTCCGCTAAAAATGGAGAATTAATTGACGTTTTAATTAATGGATTTAATAGAGGTGGACTTACGTGTGATGTAGATGGATTGAGAGGATTCATCCCAAGATCCCAACTTGAAGATGGTCAAGATTATCAATCTTTTGTTGGCAAAACTCTAAAAGTAGCGTTTCTTGAGGTGAATCCAGAATCCAGAAAATTAGTTCTCTCTGAAAAGAAAGCATCATTAGTCTCTAAACTTACAAGTCTAGAATTGGGTCAATTAATTGAAGGAGAAGTTTTAGCAGTAAAACCATATGGCTTCTTTATTGATTTAGGTGGAGCTAGTGGACTTCTTCATCAATCCTCACTAACAAACGGATCGATTCGTTCTTTACGAGAAATTTTTAGAGAAGGGGAAATTATAAAAGCTTTAATATCTGAAATTGATCTTAAAAAAGGGCGAATTGGTCTTAATACAGCACTCTTAGAGAACTCAGCGGGAGAATTAATTATTGATAAACAAAAAGTTATGCAAGAAGCCAATGAGAGAGCACTAAAAACTAAAGCACTCTTCGATAAAAAAGAACAAGATAAATGA
- the pgeF gene encoding peptidoglycan editing factor PgeF, protein MPYKEVYFSKTKIFIQNKKFEYYSSPILSQYNFQHAYFTKSSSEKFLQLLGNHFNENSVNCVSNQIHSNILAFGSNSQKGSKTDADGLIGNKCNQNLWIYTADCMPIFFADKRTRNVAALHCGRKGLEKKIIKNLVKIFDNFGTSRDDLLVAIGPAISKEHYLVDKKTLKEFYKKAENKKITVNLTETKKNFSFNDSNNLKEQNLNQLDLRMFAYRQLLNEKIPNTNIDISNLCTYESKNEFNSWRRNKTISRQWNFIHS, encoded by the coding sequence ATTCCTTACAAAGAAGTATATTTCTCAAAAACTAAAATTTTCATTCAAAACAAAAAATTTGAGTACTATTCATCACCAATTCTTAGTCAATATAATTTTCAACATGCATACTTTACAAAGTCTAGCTCTGAGAAATTTCTTCAATTATTAGGAAATCACTTTAATGAAAATTCCGTAAATTGTGTATCTAATCAAATTCACAGTAATATATTAGCTTTTGGATCAAATTCGCAAAAAGGGAGTAAGACTGATGCAGATGGTCTTATTGGTAATAAATGCAATCAAAACTTATGGATTTACACAGCTGATTGCATGCCAATATTTTTTGCAGATAAAAGAACAAGAAATGTAGCCGCCTTGCATTGTGGAAGAAAAGGCTTAGAAAAAAAAATAATAAAAAATCTAGTTAAAATTTTCGATAATTTTGGGACTTCTAGAGATGACTTACTTGTAGCAATAGGGCCAGCGATATCGAAGGAACATTATCTAGTTGATAAAAAGACATTGAAAGAATTTTATAAAAAGGCCGAAAATAAAAAAATAACAGTTAATTTGACTGAAACTAAAAAAAATTTTTCTTTTAATGATTCAAATAACTTAAAAGAGCAAAACTTAAATCAACTTGATCTTAGGATGTTTGCTTATAGGCAACTTTTGAATGAAAAAATTCCTAATACAAATATCGATATCTCAAATTTATGTACATACGAATCAAAAAATGAATTTAATTCCTGGAGAAGGAACAAGACAATCTCGAGACAATGGAATTTTATTCATTCATAG
- a CDS encoding Tab2 family RNA-binding protein, which produces MKINKETEQSLELKISDWELDFYSRPIIESNGKKRWELIICSKRNYKTEDIFLWNKKCPANEVNSVWLTKALKEAINDAKKEGWAKPAIVRFWRTSMKSIIKKSLEANSIEALVSRRTYDLFDRIEFLEKEIYPNENGYVRGVLAPTFTSKLENSPKPLPEAVRGDALTIAEISIGELKSAENWPMEFGDIFPIHQKFDDNNLVPGLRLFSKDRSLALSAWFSCLEPIKLNIIKNQLILEASEDDKWLVTDLPEKDANILSTKFLDNKKNSFGYQFISIQSTPFIEKFAGFWILRDIELI; this is translated from the coding sequence ATGAAAATAAATAAAGAAACAGAACAAAGTCTTGAATTAAAAATTTCAGATTGGGAATTAGACTTTTACTCAAGACCAATTATTGAATCAAATGGAAAAAAAAGGTGGGAGTTAATTATTTGCTCCAAAAGAAATTATAAGACAGAAGATATTTTTCTTTGGAATAAAAAATGCCCTGCCAATGAAGTTAATTCGGTATGGCTTACAAAGGCACTAAAAGAAGCAATTAATGATGCAAAAAAAGAAGGGTGGGCAAAGCCCGCAATAGTTAGATTCTGGAGGACGTCAATGAAATCGATCATTAAGAAATCTCTGGAGGCCAATAGCATTGAGGCTCTCGTCAGTAGAAGAACTTACGATTTGTTCGATAGAATCGAATTTCTTGAAAAAGAGATTTATCCAAATGAAAATGGCTATGTAAGAGGTGTGCTAGCGCCAACTTTCACGTCTAAATTGGAAAACTCACCTAAACCTTTACCAGAAGCAGTGAGGGGTGATGCTTTAACTATCGCTGAAATATCAATTGGCGAATTAAAATCAGCGGAAAATTGGCCTATGGAATTTGGAGATATTTTCCCAATTCACCAAAAATTTGATGATAATAATTTAGTACCTGGATTAAGACTTTTTAGCAAAGATAGATCATTAGCACTTTCTGCATGGTTCAGTTGTTTAGAACCTATTAAACTAAACATAATTAAGAACCAACTCATTCTTGAAGCTTCAGAAGATGATAAGTGGCTAGTCACAGATTTGCCTGAAAAAGATGCAAACATTTTAAGTACAAAGTTTTTAGATAATAAAAAAAATTCTTTTGGCTATCAATTTATTTCCATACAGTCAACGCCATTCATCGAAAAATTTGCAGGGTTCTGGATCTTAAGAGATATTGAATTAATTTAA
- the cobO gene encoding cob(I)yrinic acid a,c-diamide adenosyltransferase — translation MKEEDLSSEKIFNLDNQAKEVGIGGKLSPESDESSYKKRMQQRKDIQAERLQIRNSKKGLLIVFTGNGKGKTTASLGMALRTIGHGYKVAIIQFIKGGWTTGEEKALKNLSSNISWHSLGEGFTWETQDRIRDEKLVQEAWQLAKKYIKNESYKLIILDEINIATKLGYLASEEIITFLKSLKNRKNHIVLTGRGASDSIINFADLVTEMKLIRHPFKEQGIKAQKCVEF, via the coding sequence ATGAAAGAAGAAGATTTATCCTCCGAAAAAATATTCAACCTTGATAATCAAGCTAAAGAAGTTGGGATAGGAGGCAAACTATCCCCAGAGAGCGATGAGAGCTCATATAAAAAAAGAATGCAGCAAAGAAAAGATATCCAAGCTGAAAGACTACAAATTAGAAATAGCAAAAAAGGATTATTAATTGTTTTTACAGGGAATGGCAAGGGTAAAACAACTGCATCTTTAGGGATGGCCTTGAGGACAATAGGGCACGGTTATAAAGTCGCAATCATTCAATTTATTAAAGGTGGTTGGACCACTGGGGAAGAAAAAGCACTTAAAAACTTGTCTTCAAACATATCTTGGCATTCATTAGGAGAAGGATTTACTTGGGAAACACAAGATAGAATTAGAGATGAGAAATTAGTTCAAGAAGCATGGCAACTAGCCAAGAAATATATAAAAAATGAATCTTATAAACTTATAATCCTTGATGAAATAAATATAGCTACAAAACTTGGCTATCTTGCTTCAGAAGAAATAATCACTTTTTTAAAAAGCTTAAAAAATAGAAAAAATCATATTGTTTTAACTGGAAGGGGGGCATCTGATTCAATTATTAATTTCGCTGATCTAGTTACAGAAATGAAACTAATAAGACATCCTTTCAAAGAACAAGGAATAAAAGCACAAAAGTGTGTTGAGTTCTAG
- a CDS encoding creatininase family protein, whose translation MNFKPIPNKFEYLNWQEIESIAKDKRSTVIWPFGAVEQHGPHLPLATDSIFVDEIISEVFKLFSSDIPLKKLPTQYIGFSPEHKGFAGTISLSSNLITSMIKEVGGQLSEMGFKRLILINGHGGQISLLNTAARELRSFAPGMAVFPCFLWSGVNGLSELLTKTEIEDGLHASLAETSLMLALKPELVGDDRPNEGIKGQIPEGWSLEGNAPTAWLTDDFSKSGVIGDSRGANESLGKNLKELLINHWFKLIMNLMQSDWPNNS comes from the coding sequence ATGAACTTTAAACCAATACCTAATAAATTTGAATATTTAAATTGGCAAGAAATTGAGAGTATTGCAAAAGACAAAAGATCAACAGTGATTTGGCCATTCGGCGCTGTTGAGCAACATGGACCGCATTTGCCCCTTGCTACAGATAGTATTTTTGTTGATGAAATCATTAGCGAAGTTTTTAAATTATTCTCTTCCGATATTCCATTAAAAAAACTTCCAACACAATATATTGGGTTTTCTCCAGAACATAAGGGTTTTGCTGGGACAATTTCACTTTCCTCAAATTTAATAACCTCAATGATTAAGGAAGTCGGAGGTCAATTATCTGAAATGGGTTTTAAAAGATTGATATTGATTAATGGACATGGAGGTCAAATCTCACTACTAAATACAGCTGCAAGAGAGCTAAGAAGTTTTGCACCTGGGATGGCAGTATTCCCTTGTTTCTTATGGAGTGGTGTTAATGGATTAAGTGAATTGTTAACAAAAACTGAGATCGAGGATGGGCTTCATGCTTCTTTAGCTGAAACAAGTTTGATGCTCGCTTTAAAACCAGAATTAGTAGGTGATGATCGTCCTAATGAGGGTATTAAAGGACAGATCCCAGAAGGATGGAGTTTAGAGGGGAATGCGCCTACTGCTTGGCTTACTGATGACTTTAGTAAATCAGGCGTTATAGGGGATAGCAGAGGAGCAAATGAGTCTTTAGGAAAAAATTTAAAGGAATTATTGATTAATCATTGGTTTAAATTGATAATGAATCTGATGCAATCTGATTGGCCAAACAATTCTTAA
- a CDS encoding aldehyde oxygenase (deformylating) — MQTLESNKKTTEESTNTISLNLPDFTTDSYKDAYSRINAIVIEGEQEAHDNYISIATLIPNELEELTKLARMEMKHKKGFTACGRNLGVEADMEFAKKFFSKLHGNFQIALEKGNITTCLLIQAILIEAFAISAYNVYIRVADPFAKKITEGVVKDEYLHLNYGQEWLKENLSTCKEELMEANKVNLPLIKKMLDEVADDASVLAMDREELMEEFMIAYQDTLMEIGLDNREIARMAMAAIV; from the coding sequence ATGCAAACTCTAGAATCAAATAAAAAAACTACTGAAGAATCCACTAATACGATTTCTTTAAATTTGCCCGACTTTACTACAGATTCTTATAAGGATGCATATAGCAGAATAAATGCAATTGTTATAGAGGGAGAGCAAGAGGCTCATGATAATTACATTTCAATAGCAACTTTAATACCAAATGAGTTAGAAGAGTTAACTAAATTGGCGAGAATGGAAATGAAACATAAAAAAGGCTTTACTGCATGTGGGAGGAATTTAGGAGTAGAAGCTGATATGGAATTTGCTAAAAAATTCTTTTCTAAATTACATGGTAATTTTCAAATTGCTCTAGAAAAAGGGAATATAACAACATGTCTTTTAATTCAGGCTATTTTAATCGAAGCATTTGCAATTTCTGCCTATAACGTCTACATAAGAGTTGCAGATCCTTTTGCAAAAAAAATAACAGAGGGAGTGGTTAAAGATGAATATCTTCATTTGAATTATGGTCAAGAGTGGCTTAAAGAGAATCTGTCTACATGTAAAGAGGAATTAATGGAAGCTAATAAGGTTAACCTTCCCTTAATTAAAAAGATGTTAGATGAAGTAGCAGATGATGCATCAGTTTTGGCTATGGATAGAGAAGAATTAATGGAAGAATTTATGATTGCTTACCAAGATACCCTTATGGAAATAGGTCTAGATAATAGAGAAATTGCAAGAATGGCTATGGCAGCTATCGTTTAA